One Xiphophorus hellerii strain 12219 chromosome 1, Xiphophorus_hellerii-4.1, whole genome shotgun sequence DNA segment encodes these proteins:
- the LOC116731315 gene encoding 2-epi-5-epi-valiolone synthase, whose translation MNSSNTSCSELTEFNLVQVNGTWTRHTGQCQDKEGKLSDAKIYENKSDQGVSWTVVSPIVFTYRVIQCKDLLDPRNDTLLWGHIEDEELKGTTSNSKPVKRFIVIDKTVHELYGSKVSQYFDAKGVIYKILPLPTTEENKNMELVTKILEEVHQFGIDRRSEPIIALGGGVCLDVVGLAASLYRRRTPYIRVPTTLLSYIDASVGAKTGVNFGGGKNKLGSYVPPVATLLDSSFFQTLPLRQISNGLAEMLKMALMKHRGLFELLEVNGRKMLHAKLQPSETCGGSEQEDGAAASMRIAIETMLEELAPNLWEDDLDRLVDFGHIISPELEMRVLPALLHGEAVSIDMSFMVYVAHQKGLLTTQEKSRIIQCMLGVELPVWHQECSLVLVQKSFRERLRHSTGSLRMPLPTGLGRAEIFHDMIEDDVIYQAFQKWTEELSTFGCNQINYY comes from the exons ATGAATTCAAGCAACACCAGCTGTTCAGAGCTAACAGAGTTCAATCTGGTCCAAGTGAATGGAACGTGGACTCGTCACACTGGACAGTGCCAAGACAAGGAGGGAAAACTTTCAGATGCTAAAAT CTACGAGAACAAATCTGACCAAGGAGTTTCCTGGACGGTGGTGAGCCCCATTGTTTTCACCTACAGAGTCATTCAGTGTAAAGACCTACTGGATCCCAGGAATGACACTTTGCTCTGGGGACACATAGAAGACGAAGAACTTAAAGGCACCACGAGTAACTCCAAACCTGTGAAACGCTTTATTGTCATTGATAAAACTGTACATGAATTGTACGGCTCTAAGGTTTCTCAATACTTTGATGCCAAAGGAGTCATTTACAAGATTCTTCCTCTGCCCACCACTGAGGAGAATAAGAACATGGAGTTAGTGACCAAGATCCTGGAGGAAGTTCACCAGTTTGGGATTGACAGACGTTCGGAGCCAATCATCGCGCTCGGAGGAGGAGTCTGTTTGGACGTGGTTGGTCTCGCAGCGTCACTTTACCGACGAAGGACGCCGTATATTAGGGTGCCGACGACTCTGCTGTCGTACATTGATGCCAGCGTAGGGGCAAAAACAGGGGTCAACTTTGGTGGGGGGAAAAACAAGCTGGGAAGCTACGTTCCACCAGTGGCGACACTTTTAGACAGCTCATTCTTCCAAACTCTGCCTCTACGGCAGATCTCCAACGGACTTGCAGAGATGCTAAAG ATGGCCCTGATGAAGCACCGGGGCCTATTTGAGCTGCTCGAGGTGAACGGCAGAAAAATGCTGCATGCCAAGCTGCAGCCCTCTGAGACCTGCGGTGGCTCCGAACAGGAAGACGGTGCTGCAGCATCCATGCGCATCGCCATAGAAACAATGCTGGAGGAACTGGCTCCAAATTTGTGGGAGGATGATCTGGATCGGCTGGTGGATTTTGGGCACATTATCAGCCCTGAGCTAGAAATG AGGGTTTTGCCAGCGCTGCTTCATGGGGAGGCAGTCAGCATTGATATGTCCTTCATGGTGTATGTGGCTCATCAAAAGGGGCTTCTGACAACACAGGAGAAGAGCCGCATTATTCAGTGTATGCTGGGTGTGGAGCTACCTGTGTGGCACCAGGAATGCTCCTTGGTCCTGGTGCAGAAATCTTTCAGGGAGCGTCTGAGGCACTCAACTGGCTCCCTGAGGATGCCTCTACCAACAGGGCTTGGAAGAGCAG aaaTCTTCCATGATATGATAGAAGACGATGTCATATATCAAGCCTTTCAGAAGTGGACTGAAGAACTTTCTACCTTTGGTTGTAACCAGATAAactattattaa